AGCGAAAGCCTTCTCGTCGTTACCATTGATTTCCGAGCCCTATGCCACGAAGCGGGTGGGAGTGTATTTCTTCGGCTTTTTCATGATGTTCCTGGGTGATATGAAAAAAGACCCCGGAGGGCCTTCTGATCGGAAAGTTGCGAATTTGTCTTATGGTGGTATGCGTGGTCAACGTGACGGCATCACCGGTAGCCGGTGCCGTCCATTGTGTTGATCACCGCCTGCTTCAGTATGGTTTCGTCGAAATCGCAGTCTTGATACCCCTCCCGTATGGTCGCATAGTAATAGGCGCCGGGCATTGCGAGCGGAGGCCCTTCGTTCATGATGTAGGCCATAGCCGTCAATTCATCCCCGTCAAGATTCACCGTGAGGTTTTTCTTCCTGTACAAGCGGGGGTAGCCCTCGTACCGATCGAGGGATTTCTCGCATTTCTCGGTAATCTCCCAAAGCAGCACCGGGACGTTGGATCCTCTTTTCATCTCTATGGTTGCAACGCCGTTCTCGTGATTTCCGCGGAAGGTGAGCCGGTGGTCCTTGAGTATTGCCGTTCCGATGACAGCGGCATCGGGACATCTGTACTCCATCTGCTCGAAGTTCAGGTTGCTCCCGTAGGCCAGATAGATTTTCTTCATGATTGCGTAGCTCCTTGTATTCTGGTTTCTACCACCGCAAGGGCGGTCGTCCCGCCCTCAGCTTCCGATGTCGCAACCCCTTCATGCAGCCGGTCGGAACCGCCATGCCCCTGAACCTGCCAGTCGCTTGGTAAGGTGTTCCCGGCAACTCTTGAATTCGTCCCCGATGAAACCGATTCTGTTCAGGTAGGTGCGCATCGCGAATTTCTCGTTCTCCACCTGCGGTTTCTTGGTGCTGGCGGAAGTCTGTTTCAATGCCTGGTTGTTCAGTGCGAGGGCGAAGGCTATGTAGCTCCGTACCTCGCCTGCATGCAGGGTGCTGTTGAATCCCCTCAGCTCGACGGTCCTGTGTCCGTGGAAAAAGGAGTGCAGGTTCAAAAAGTGGTAGCGGCTTTCGTGGTAGTGCATTTGCCTACTTCCCCGATATCCTGCGTACCAGATGTCCTCTATCGCATCGAAAGTGGTCGGTTTTCGGCGGTTCATGGTGGAGACAAGGTGTTCGTCCATCTTTTTGCAGTACCTGGCTCTTCTGGCTTCGATTCCCAGTGCCTTGTAGAAAAGATCGTTGCGGGCGTAGATGATGTTCACGAAGTTCCGTATCGAGCGTGGCGTATGGCCTTGTCCGTCCAGGTGGATGTGGATGCCGCAGGAGTTGTTTGCGAAGGCCCCTGCCTTGCGGATGGCGCGGATGACTTCCTGCATCCTTTCGATGTCGGCTTCGTAGGTGAGGATCGGGCTTACCATCTCGACACCGTAAAGTCGTGTCGCGCTTTCCCTGGCCCCGTGGCTTCTCGTCTCGCATCTGATCGAGCCGTCGTAGGTGAACTTCCATTCCCGCCCGTCGGATGCCATCAGTTTCCAGGTGTCGTAGTAGGATCCTTCGTATACCAGTTCTCCACCGAGCACCATCCGTGCAGCCTGGGCCGCATCCTTGCGGGTGATTCCCGTCATTTCTACTTCGATCCCGAATCTTGTCGTGGTGTCCATTGCCTACCTCTCTTTGGTGTGTTTCTTTTCGTACTGTATTAATCACTCAAAGAGGGTTATATAGCAAGTCTATATAATTAAATAAGATACACTATTTCAATGATATCTCCTCGTACGGTTTTCGGATCATGTCTATCCCTGGGATCACCCCCAATGTCGAGCCGTTTGCCCATGCCACGTGGATGGTCCCGGTGTCGTCCACGTAGAGGACCTTTCCCTTCGTACCTCTTGGCGGGGCCATTTCATCATCCATGCTCACCAGTTCAACGATGCATCCCGCCGGGTATTGCTGGCGGAGGATCGCAATCCTGTTCCTGTCTATGTCTTCCATGGCTGTTTCTCCTTGTCAGGGTGTATTCATCGCTCAGGTTTTGGGTAATGGCAAGCCCCCAAGTTGTCATTCTTCCGCATGGGATCAATGGACAGACCACAGGCATTGTTATGTGGGAGGGCCGAAGAACATTCCCCTATAGCAATCACCTTTGATTTTCGCTACAAGGATGGGGAAAATTCACGATCATCCTGGGTATTCAAACGGTATCAATCATGTCCAAACTGCCTTCAACATGCATTGCTGAGCGCCTTTGCCGGTTTTCCACGTTTGATTTAGAGGTTAATACCCCGTTTGAATTCGGCTTTTTGTGCGTGAGGGGAGCCGCACGTTGTAAGAGAAAATAGGCCTAGAGATTCAAACCCCCCTTCCCCCACAAACACGGGGCAGGATGGGGCAGGTTTTTATAAGGGGGTGAAAAGTTCTCTCTTCATGGAACCGAATGTAAATCCCTGCCACAAGCTGCCCCAATTTCAATCAAGGAAATCCATATCGGGTTTCAGGCAATACCCGAGCAGCAGCGTGGTCTTCTCCCCGCCATCGAGGGGCCTGCGTCTTATAAGATTCCCATACTTCCTGAGTTCATTGTTGAAGCTTCTGATATTCTCAGCATAGCACCCGTTCGAGGCACACCAGTCGCGATATGATTCATAGATGTTCGACGTGCGTGCCTCGCCGCCTATCTGAGAAACCAAACGATCCTCGATGAACTGCTCGACCTTGTTGCTCTCATGGAAGTATGTCTGCGTGGCTTCCCTGACGGACTTGGGCATCTCCAGCCCCTCATCCTCAAGCATCCAGTATCCTTCCACAAGCCAATTCAGGATGGCACTCTGCACCTCGGGTTTGTTGAACTCCTGCTTGAGTGTCTTGTCCTGTTCCCATTCCTCGAAGTGACGGTCGAATGGGATGATGATGATCCTTCCGCTGCTGAAGAGCGTCATGTCGGTTACCACAGGGAGGTAGTTGGTATTGATGTAGAGTTTGAACTGGGGTTTGTAATCAAAGCTGTTCTCATTAAGGAACCGTGCGTTGATGGTATCATTGCCTGTCATGCTTTTCACCTGAGCGGCATTGATCACAAGTCCGCGGGCAGGCTCGGAGATGTTCGCAAAACGGATCCCGGCCAGGCGGGCGATGTCCTCACTCGGTCCCTGGCTGTTCACCTGGTTCTTCTGGGCGATGGTCTCCGGTCTGACCGATGCCCCGTAGTCCCCGAGCGATACGAGCACGCTTTCCGTGACTGTTCCCTTTCCGTTTCTGGTAAGCAAGCCGTAGAGAATGAACAGGCACTCATGACGGGTATCGCCGCTGATTCCGTAGCCGAATGATTTCTGCAGGAAGCGGGCTCTCTCCTTGTCGGAACTCATGATCTCGTCGACGAACGTGATGAACCTCTGGGACACCGCCGTCGGATCATAATCGATGCCGGTCATCTTCGAGAGATAATCATCCGGTCGGTGTTCCCTGAATTCCCTCGTACCGAGATCCAACGTACCGTTGTTGCAGTTCAGGAGGTATTTGTTCTGATCGAATAGGTGCATCGGTATGGGGAAGACACTCTGTGCTTCTTTCAGATATGTTTCTCTCACTCTCCTCTGCTGCCACTTCTGGCAGTTCTTGAGGAACCCCGTTCGGGCATTTTCCTCCTTGATGGAAAGGGCATACAGCAGCATGGAATCAGCAAGATCCTTGCACAGCTCCATGGCCTTTAGGGATCCGATATCTGCAACCCAGCGTTTGCCGTCATATATGTACCACTTGCGGCGCTCGGGAACATACCGGGCTATATCCTTGTAGACATCGGCGAACAATCGTCCGGAACCTATGTCGCTGTTGCGGTAACGTGGATTGTTCAGGACATCAAACCGGACCAGGATCCCGAGGACATCGTTGAAGTCCTCACTCGCTGGACCGGTGATCGCCGGCTTATAGAACTCCCGAGTCATTGAGACGGCGTTTCTCAATGTGTTCGTCCTGTAATCGTCCCGTTCCCATTTTTCCCTCATCAGACCTGACGCCCTGAAAAGCCTGTCCATCTGATCCATGTCACCGCCGCACCAGAATGCCAGCATGGAACACAGGGCTGCATCAGCCTCGCTATGCGATGTATCGTCGGCAAAACATCCTTCCCAGAGCTGTTTGAACTTCTCCCTGTTTCTGGCGGTCTGAGCCTTATGAAGGACCGATTCATCGGAAAGATAGGAAAGTGCGGGCGTGGAAGAAGGATTTACTGATTCTTGCTTCCGCACCATGTAGGTGTCGAGCACCTTCATCAGTTCCGTGCTCCGCTCATTCACGCCCGCATCATGGATGACATTGCCGGTCATGGTGAGATACTTGTTCGTATATCCATGCACATAGATTTCCAGGCCCAATTTGCGATTGTTGATGTAATAGCGGGCTTTGTCGTATGAGAGCCCATCCGCTCTCAGATGGATGTGAACACCGGTTCCCGACGGACTGAGCTCTGCATAGGAGTCCATCGTCCTGACGATATCCTGCGCCATTGGTGAGAGCTTGCCGTCTTCGACACAATGGTCTATGTCAATCCCGCTGTAACCGTCGAACACCCCGATTCCGATTCCGTCGTATCCCTTGCGCGTCTCCATGACCCGTCCAAACCCAGCGAAGGTGCTTTTGTCACTCGACCTCGCTCTCATGCCGTTAACCTGGTAGGGGACCTTCGTCGTTCTTCCTTTGCGTTGTTCGTATTTCCACAAACAGAAAGACCCATTGACCTTCAATTCTTCCGGTACATTCTCGTACATATCAATCCTTCCTTCGAAGTGCAGTGCCATCCCATCCCCGGCGGGATGAAATGCTGCCTCTGATTGATACCGAGAAACCGTACTCATTGGGGAACAGAAAAATTCTTATGCAGGTATCGGCTTTGCCTGTTTGCATCATTTCACAACATATTTTTTATCCTGGATGGCTTGGTCCTGACTGTTTTTGCTGAACCATTTATTCGTCGGAATCCGAGGACTTGGAGACATACCATCTGAACAGTTCGATACGATCGAATGCATACCCGTTCCCGACCTCCATGAAAGGAACTTCCCCCGTTGCAAGTACATAACCCAGGAAATCGGCTTCCTCGAAACCGAGTATGCTTGATGCCTCGCTGAAAGAAAGGATACGAAGCCTGTCGTGCTTGTTCGGATAGGGGAGGCACTTGAGATTCTCGACCTTGGAGAATCGTATGATCGAATTGATTTCTTTTCTGCTTAGGAAATTCATACGATCGGATCCTTGTTCTCAGAATAAGAGCATATGAGTCCCACGAAATCGGAAATGGGAATTCCACAGGCCTTGCAATAGATCGATAGGGTGGTCACAGTCGGATATGATCTGTAACGGCTGCCTTCTCTCAAGTTGATTGCGGATAGTTGGAATGACGTCACTTTTGCAAGCATATGCTGGGAGAACCCATTCCTTCTTCTGATTTCTTTCAGAGCCCTGGAAACATGCTCTTGCTCCAACGGTGGGTTTATTGTTTGTGGCCTGGGAGTGCATGAGCCTTTCTCCGCGTATTCAAAAAAACTGATTACATTGATGCCCAATGCATCGCAGATGCTCCAGATTGTATCAAGCTTGGGTTTCCATTCCGGTTTTCGGGTTACGGATTCCATCCACCGTTTGGTGTGTTGGGTGCTTTTGGTGAGTTCAGAAGTTGTCATGTTTTTGATCTTCATCATATGGATAAGGGCTTTCTGACATTGCATTCCTTGCAGACCTCCTTTTGCCTTTTGTTTCCATATGGCTGGGAGGTGAGCGTTTTGCTTCAGGAGGAAGGGAATGTTTATGGTTTTGTCAAAATAACGGACTTACAGGGAATCTTGGTTGAGGCGAAATGTGAGCAGTCTGGGTATTTTTACAATGCTATACAGATAAGTTCATAGAAGTCTTCAAGGATGCAGATGGTAATGGGGATGATGAGTTTCAGATAGGGGAATGGGATAAATACGGATTGCCGAACAATATATGGTGGTTTTACGGACGGTATCGGAGGAGCTTAGGGAATTAACCTGGTTAAGTTGGTTTTACAAACCTACTTCGGCTGTTAAATGCCATTGAGGGGTATTATTACATTTATTCATCTAGCTCAATTTGGTTCAATCGGGAAAGTTTGCCATCCTTTTTCGGTAAACACTTCATGTCCATATTTTTCCCGAAAATAGAAATTCTTCTCACCTTTGATGAGTGAATTAATATTCAAAAAGTAATTACTTATA
The sequence above is drawn from the uncultured Sphaerochaeta sp. genome and encodes:
- a CDS encoding helix-turn-helix transcriptional regulator; this translates as MQCQKALIHMMKIKNMTTSELTKSTQHTKRWMESVTRKPEWKPKLDTIWSICDALGINVISFFEYAEKGSCTPRPQTINPPLEQEHVSRALKEIRRRNGFSQHMLAKVTSFQLSAINLREGSRYRSYPTVTTLSIYCKACGIPISDFVGLICSYSENKDPIV
- a CDS encoding amidoligase family protein; the protein is MDTTTRFGIEVEMTGITRKDAAQAARMVLGGELVYEGSYYDTWKLMASDGREWKFTYDGSIRCETRSHGARESATRLYGVEMVSPILTYEADIERMQEVIRAIRKAGAFANNSCGIHIHLDGQGHTPRSIRNFVNIIYARNDLFYKALGIEARRARYCKKMDEHLVSTMNRRKPTTFDAIEDIWYAGYRGSRQMHYHESRYHFLNLHSFFHGHRTVELRGFNSTLHAGEVRSYIAFALALNNQALKQTSASTKKPQVENEKFAMRTYLNRIGFIGDEFKSCREHLTKRLAGSGAWRFRPAA
- a CDS encoding phage/plasmid primase, P4 family, coding for MSTVSRYQSEAAFHPAGDGMALHFEGRIDMYENVPEELKVNGSFCLWKYEQRKGRTTKVPYQVNGMRARSSDKSTFAGFGRVMETRKGYDGIGIGVFDGYSGIDIDHCVEDGKLSPMAQDIVRTMDSYAELSPSGTGVHIHLRADGLSYDKARYYINNRKLGLEIYVHGYTNKYLTMTGNVIHDAGVNERSTELMKVLDTYMVRKQESVNPSSTPALSYLSDESVLHKAQTARNREKFKQLWEGCFADDTSHSEADAALCSMLAFWCGGDMDQMDRLFRASGLMREKWERDDYRTNTLRNAVSMTREFYKPAITGPASEDFNDVLGILVRFDVLNNPRYRNSDIGSGRLFADVYKDIARYVPERRKWYIYDGKRWVADIGSLKAMELCKDLADSMLLYALSIKEENARTGFLKNCQKWQQRRVRETYLKEAQSVFPIPMHLFDQNKYLLNCNNGTLDLGTREFREHRPDDYLSKMTGIDYDPTAVSQRFITFVDEIMSSDKERARFLQKSFGYGISGDTRHECLFILYGLLTRNGKGTVTESVLVSLGDYGASVRPETIAQKNQVNSQGPSEDIARLAGIRFANISEPARGLVINAAQVKSMTGNDTINARFLNENSFDYKPQFKLYINTNYLPVVTDMTLFSSGRIIIIPFDRHFEEWEQDKTLKQEFNKPEVQSAILNWLVEGYWMLEDEGLEMPKSVREATQTYFHESNKVEQFIEDRLVSQIGGEARTSNIYESYRDWCASNGCYAENIRSFNNELRKYGNLIRRRPLDGGEKTTLLLGYCLKPDMDFLD
- a CDS encoding DUF4314 domain-containing protein — its product is MEDIDRNRIAILRQQYPAGCIVELVSMDDEMAPPRGTKGKVLYVDDTGTIHVAWANGSTLGVIPGIDMIRKPYEEISLK
- a CDS encoding gamma-glutamylcyclotransferase family protein; translation: MKKIYLAYGSNLNFEQMEYRCPDAAVIGTAILKDHRLTFRGNHENGVATIEMKRGSNVPVLLWEITEKCEKSLDRYEGYPRLYRKKNLTVNLDGDELTAMAYIMNEGPPLAMPGAYYYATIREGYQDCDFDETILKQAVINTMDGTGYR